The sequence TAGAAAATATGTGCCaagtcaatgttttaaaaaaaattctatataCTAAGTCACAATTTTTTAGAAAGTATGTCAattcaataattaataatttaagaaAACAATTAAGTATGCTgtccaaataaatacatttaataaaaatgaattataataactaagtaaaaaaaattggGAAAGTAAataaggccaaaaaaaaaaagaaaaaaaaatagtccatttttttttgtaaaattaattttttaaaagaaatatcaAATCTGATTGGAGTAGTGTAATATCAAAAAAGGACCACTTTTTGGTTGCTGGCAAAGCCTTTTTAACGAATTTCTACTTATTCTGAAGATTTTAGAAAGAACCCATTAACCAGCGGAGAAGATTCTTTTAGCACTGTAGTTCTCTGCTGGCTTTAAGATTTTTGCTCTATTCTGATTAGATATGTTTGGTATTTTTGCATTTAAGATAAAAAGTAAATTGGACACAAGCCTACAAATTTTTTAAGGACCATCTCGTTGCTGACGTTACTGTCACAGCACCTTTcgttgctaccttacaccctatGAACAGTaaattttcacaccttgtgcgtATGTGCTGTTAAAATGttgtcagagtttagaaatatatctacgacgatgggtgtagtggtctggaaatatggtgtgttcaggtaaatttttgccgtgtttctatcttggcggcaggaaatacaggtgcgccactgactgattaaaatcctgacaacattcaacagtcagccgcccaatcctatcttagctgTGAAATACCAGCCCTGAAAGTGGTGCGTATGCTGAGTGcgtgtacacccctgcttgttactcACATATGGACATATGGAAATCCagcttttatatcaacaataaacagaataaagaataaaataacattgctgttcctgtaaatgagctgctgacgtATCTTCACAGCGTAAAGCTGCTCAGATGCACAAAAGTttcgcactgttaagatatcaatgcgccaaagacagagcacatctggctcttaaagggaatgataactggcacactgattggtttatttcacactatttttacaccttcaCAGTACCGAAGACACGCCCTAAATAAATCAGCACGATGCACAATTAACCGGTGCGCTATAGATGGCTAAAATTCAGCACGATGAGTAACTGGTGAGAGGGAAGGTCATCCAGACAGAATAAGACAACTGTTTTACTGGAATCAAAGTGTGCAGATAAGCTCGTAAATGCTCCTTGAAGTTCAGGCTTAATCTTGGGTGATTGCTAAAGCATTATCAGTATTTAATAGCCTGATACGTACTTATCAGAAGTCTATTACTGCTGGGTTGTGGTTCAGCCAGAAGATTACTGCCTTTAAGGGCAGCTTTACTGAGCAAACATTATTAGGTGATCTTTGACAAGATGATAACTTTTGCAGAAGgaaagaaagatgtttttttgcaGGCCAAGGTGCTGCAGTATTAAATCGAAACTTAAACCATCAATAGTCATGAAACGCTGTGCATTTGCAGGAAATTTGCTTTTTGTATAGACTTCTTTTTAGAATGTCTTGGGCTTGAAGATCTACCTAAAAACGTTAAAATAGTCAGTTGGGGCATTCTGAAGAAACAGGTAGGTTTACAGTTTGGCTTCCCAACAAGGTACATCTCTATGAGACCACTGCAAAGTGGTAGTTGTCCCCCAACATGTTGTGCTACCTAGCTAATATGGGTGAAGACTGGAACGGAGAACCACAACATATTTCTCAGATGCTGCTAATGTGACGCCTTTgaggctcaacacgcttggaggagaacactaatgctACTGCCAACTCTGctgcatcagctaacagatgcttgAGTTGCTTCCATGCCGTAGACAGGACTGTATGAGTCATGTGATTACATGGTGTTTTAAGGGAGACATATGTTGATGACCTTGACAGTCATTCCTAttctatttcagttatttctcttACGCAACATTATGTCAGTCAGAGATTGTGAATATCGGTTCTGATTAGTTTTCAATAATTGCCCAGCCCTAATTTGGAGTCAGGCTTTAGAAGATAAGCATCGTTAGTGACTAGAGATCTAGATCCTGATCCCGATTGACCCTCAATGGTTGATCTAATCTGACCCAAGATTTACTCCCAGTACTGTCCAATCTGTAGCATTGGACATGTTCTTTACCTGCAATAGTTGGTGCCACACTCGTAGTTGTCTCTGCAGCTGGCACCTACAGGCTTCAGAGTGTTCCAGCGCCACAGTAAGGAACGCTTAGCGCGGTGGATCAGGCCTGAAGCCCAGGTTCCTGCTACTGGCGCTGCCTCTACCTGCGGAGAGAGGGAAAGTGGGTGGGCTGTTAGACTGATAAGCACATTAATAAGACATTGGGCACCTCGGGTTTTACAACTCGCCTTATCTCAGGTCACTAACTAAGAACCAACTCAGCACTTTGGTGAACTCGTCTAGTCAAAAAACATGTTTACGCAGTCAGGCTGACCTATGAGACCAGGGTTTGACTTGATCGACAGTTACCGGCACCATTCCTATCTGCTGTCAATGAACATATCTAAAACCTGCAACTCCTGCTGCCCTGAAAAGTATCTAATCCTAATCAGAGCAGAGATACATGTAGTAGAGGGCAGGGGTCTTCatgctcaacatgcttggaggagaacactaatgcactaatgcaactgctaattctgctgcatcagctaacagatgctagCACTGGCTAGCAGTAGAGGTCCTCAGAGTAGGGGTTTTCAACCCTGCTCCTGGAGAACTACCATCCTGCAGGTTATACCTCtatttcagatcaaacacaaccTTCAACACCTAGTTCAACTGATCAAACACTCCAGAAGGCAGTACTTAGATGGGATTCACAATCAGGTGGGATTTATTTATTAGTGGTTGATTAGTAGCTAAAAGGTATTTATAGGATTTATAGAATCAGGGATAGTAGCATCTGAGGCAGAGATTGGCCTTGTCCAAGGGTGGCCAATTCCAGTCCCGGACGGTCGGATTCCTGCACCATTTGGTGCTATTCTTGCTCAAGAACAGCTGATTTAATGCACCTGTTAATTGCCAGGTTCAGTAGGAatgttaaagcagggaaatcaGCCAATCAGTCCATCTGTCCAACTGGAGATGTTCAGGCAAGAATAGGAACATCTTACATATCTGTATCCTCAGCTGTAGTCCATATTTGGTAAATATGCACCTACATTGTTAAAGCAACAGtctttatatagtatatatgtttTCTTCTAAATTGAAAGCATTAGTATTTCTGAATAGGGAGGAGGCAAAACATTCTAATTAATAGCATCAGCATCCTTTGGTGACCATCCCTGCACAGCCTAAGATATTCAATTTCAAAACAGATTGGTCTGGTAGGTCTTTCTGGGATTTTTTGATGGCTATGGCACTTTCTAACAGCTACCGCTGGAACTGTGgcactgctaatggtgctgatacaagagctaccgCAAACATGGAGAAACAAGAAACACTGGCTTATTTAAACAGTTTAGTCAAATGATCAATCAAACAtcatcggattcatctgctctaaaaggagacctCACCACAAAGCACATTCTCATCATCCCTAAAACTTACACACTGTCATTTTAAAGATATCGGTTTGAAGTAGAGGGTTGGACGGATCAATTTAAAATATCGATAGTATTGATACTATTGCTAGTTTATCTTTGGTAAAACTCCAGGCATTGACAGAGTGACCGACTGACCGTTCAACACCGCTCTTCTCTCACTTCACTCATGCTCAGTTAGCCCCTCCCCCTTTTCTAAATCTAAATGAATTATTTTACTGGAACTGAAACATAGATATGCTccatacaaaaatatatactgtagttaTGCCTTAaacctgaaatatatatatatatatatatatatatatatatatatatatatatatatatatatataatatatattgctgaataaatattttatgttaactGTCAAAGGAACATTAGGGTGAAAAAAAATCTTGAGTTTGTTAAATGCAAATGCAGATTACCACCCCAAAAGAGAAATTTAAGCTTTAAGTTTTCTAAAAACATATCTGAGTTACttgataaaagtatttttatttgcctAAAAACTTTGTCCtttgttttattatcattataaacaagattaattaaaggaaaacttaaaaaaataattaaataatcgtGAAAAAGTTTGCAGTATGATACAGTGCTCTCCCCTACACAAAAGTAGATGGTAGtagtaaaaagtatcggtattggtATTGGCAGTAGtggccctgtatttacttggtattggatcgaaattggaccaaattttgcagCCTTAGTTTGGAGTAACCAATAGAAAACCACTCTTACAGTAGTTATGCAACAGACCTTTTAGTAGAttgttatttttgtgtatattctaAAAGCCTCGACTTGGTTCTACAGCAAAAAACAGAGAGATTTAAGGTATTTACATTAGGTCTTCAACCCAACTGCGCATTTGGAGAGCTACCATCCAGCAGCTTACACCTCCATCCAAGATCTAACCCACCCCATTCAACTGTTCACTGAGCACTCCTGGAGGCAGTAATCTGATgaatcagttaggaggtgggattGAAAGCTCTCTAGGAAGAGGAGactaatttcttaatttctcctTCAGGTTCTGCTGCCTCCAACAGCTCTGCCCTGCAGTTCAACACAGTCCAATCTCCACCAAACCCAAAATAAAGAGCACAGCTGAGACAGATGGAGTCTCCTGAGCCAGTCTGGCACGGTTGGCTTCCTACCTGCATGGCGCAGAGCAGCGAGACGAGCATGGCCAGGGCGAAGAGTGTGTGGTCTGTTGTTTTCATGCTGGATGACGCTTTTATGCCGCTGTTTCTTCAGTCACGCTTGGAGCACAGTTGGCAGTGGGAGAGCACGTAGAGTGCACTGTCTTTATATTAGCACTGATAGTCCGCTGATAAGAGTCCTGCAGGGCAACGGTCACCCGAGACAGCGCGAAGAGAGACACGTTAACCGGTGAAATTAGGACGAGTCCACGTCTCCACCAGAACCTTTCCTCAAACCAACCTCCACCTGAGACGATAACGCAATATTTAGGAAATGAGAAGAACAGAGGAACCAAAACAGAGCTCTGTATTTACAGTATCAGTGTGTATGAGAGTGAAAGCAGCCAGCTGAGTTTTGGAAGGTCAGGGTCACCCAAAATGCCCCAGGAAGGTCTAAACTTGATGAAATTCAAACAGTTGAAGGTCAAACACAGACATTATTTAAATAGCTAAACCTGCTATAAATGTCTGATAGATAATTATAGTTATTCAGATTAGAGAAGGTTCCCAGACAGAGATTTAGCCTAGTCTAAAtctagactacacagcattttgaatggagattttcagTTGAAAAAGATAAATTATAGTTTACCAGTAGGTTTAATCTCTCTGTGAAAAAAATGACACATtaagaataattaaaaataaataatcatttcaGATATTTATTGAGAACTTCTTTCTCAATAATCTAATCAATTGTATCAAATCATCATTCCTGACCCATGTAATATTTTCTCATTTATTACAATcttttatattacagttttgttgaaATAAGAAGTTGTACCATAATACAGTCTATAAAAAACACTGATTCTATACTTTTGATTGATTGTGTCTCTATGTAGAGTTATTATATGTAAAAGTAAGCATATGTAATTCTCATGTGTCATTCgtattttaaaagtactttttatataCAAAGCATCTCAAACTGTTTTACACTTAATTAGtaaaatataagaataaaatgagaaaaaagaataaaattaaaacccaacaataataaaaacagaatagaaGAATAACTAAAAATAATGATTCACAATAAAATAACCAGTAAATAAAATATGAGCATGAACCTAAGGAGCAAAATGATAAAGACAGAAATAATAATagatgaaaagaaataaaaaaatattaattaaaataaataataagttaaaaaacaGTTAAATCTGTACTTAGTTTAACCATCTCACTATAAGAAGTATAAAAACAGAAAGGATCCTCTCCACTGTTCACTCTGAAGTTTATGCTGAATTTTACTGAGTGTATTGAAGTTATGTCATTTTTCAGTATGTAATAATCAGGCCAGGCCATATCTGGAATCATAGCAGAGTGTTCTAGATTAAAAAGCCACATCTACCCTTTCCCTTAACCTGACTGTTTATCACCCTCCACCGGCCAAAGTTCCCCAGCAAAGACAAAGTGTGAAAATATTCTGTAAACAACGTGACAACATCATGCTGCTACTGTAACACCTTCACAACACTGCTGATGCATAAACCCTTCAATAGGTGAGAATATTCAACTACAACACTGGAACTTACAGTATTAAACCTAATACACTTCACCTCTACATTCACACTCagcacaacatttttttttgcaacttttttttttgtgtacagaCAAAGGCCTAAATCTAGGTTGAGTAATAACGACTGCCACGCTAACCagatcaacttttgcaactttgcTTAAGCAAAAAATCATCTGTTCCAACAGGTGAACTGCCAACTGTGTGAACACTGGTTATCTTataaaatgaaaagcaaaaaaaatgcacCAGTTTGGTCACTTCTCAGAAGAACATTAAAACGTACAGTGTTTTCAAAACTACAGTTTCAAAGTAAAACTTACAAGTTGGACTTCTTTAGTATCGTTCCAAACTTTATTTAGTCATTTCATTATTGATAATGAATTCAAGATTTGGGTGAATTCTTCAGAggttcttaaacattttttttttgactgaacaTATTTGGTTCTCCACCAGGAAAATTTCAAAACTGGCCTGATTTGGTATTTTCTTAGAAGAACCCCAAAAAATGAACTTCTTTGGTAATTTCTTAGAAGCCCCGAAAAAAGAATTTCAAAACCTATAAGAATCCTCCAAATCTGGGTTTGTTTGGCTATGTGTcaggaaaaaacaaaataattaacttATTTAGTTCTTCATCAGCCCCAGAACTGAGCACCAAGCACTAGACTTCTGAACAGATTTGGTTCTCCACCATGGGAATTTGGTATTTTCTCAGAATAATTTTAAAATTGGGCTTTCTTTGGTATTTTCTCAAAAGACCCTCAAAACTGGATGTCTTAATTTACTTCCCAGAAGAACTTCAAAACTTATATGGTAATCAGAAGACCCTCAGAACTGGACTTCTTTGGTAATTTCTCACTTCAAAACTTCAAAACctcattggaaaaaaaaacttaaaagtgtaGTTTGTTTTGGTTCTGTCAAAATACTCAAAAACAGTAGTGTAGTTTTGTAgtaaattattacattacattacattacattacattacattacatttggcagacgcttttgtccaaagcaacttacaatagtcaagtacaatgtaaaataagttaaaaggtaaaacatctttggatagggataaaaggaggacaaaggggagtaataggatagaggagtgaaggaggggaagaaggaaatgaggttagaagtagttagtgtgttagaggtgttaagagagtaagtgctctttgaagagctctgtcttcaggagtttattaaagatagcgagagattctcctgatctggtagtggagggtagtttgttccaccattggggaactctgtatgagaacagtctggattgctttgtgtgaatgtttgtttggcaaagcgaggcgacgttcattggaggagcgcagcagccgggaggtagcgtaagccttcaggagcgagtgcaggtaggaaggagctgttctgtcatcaccttgtaggcgattgtaagagctttgaatttgatgcgagcatcaactggtagccaatggagctcaatgagcagcggggtgacatgtggccacatggtgcgtgaaggagagttggtcatcaaccagaacacccaggttgatgaccaactctccttcacgcaccatgtggcctcagttgctcggtcctgccgctttgcgctctataacatccgaaaaattagaccgttcttgacgcaacaggccacccaactcctggtgcaagcggtcgtcatctcacgcctcgactactgcaatgccctgctaactggcctcccggcctgtgtagtaaaaccactccagatgatccagaacgcagcagcacgtctggtcttcaaccagccaaaacgggcacatgtcaccccgctgctcattgagctccattggctaccagttgatgctcgcatcaaattcaaagctcttacaatcgcctacaaggtgatgtcagaacaggctccttcctgcctgcactcactcctgaaggcttacgctacctcccggccgctgcgctcctccaatgaacgtcgcctcgctttaccaaacactcacacaaagcaatccagactgttctcatacagagttccccaatggtggaacaaactaccttccactaccagatcaggagaatcaaTTATTTGATTCTTCATCAGGGGCAAACCCTAAAACTGAGCCtgcattatttttttaggaaaatcCCAAACCAGGCTTACTTTGGTAATTTCTTACAGGAATCCTAAAACTGGACATTTTTGTTAATTTCCAAATTTTGGACTTTTTGGAATTTCCCCAGTAGAACCACAACAACTGTATTTATTTGGATGTTTTCAAAGTTCTGGACCACTTATTTTTTTGACTGAACCTAATTGGTTCTCCATCAAGGGACATCTGAACTTCTTTGGCATTTTCTCAGAAGAACCTCAAATCTGGACTTATTTGGTGATTTTAACAAGAGAACCCAAAAACTGAACTTCTTTGTTAATTTCTCAGAATACCTGAAAAATGTACTATTTTAGTTATTTCCAGAAGAATCTCAAAACTAGTCTTTATATGGTAATTTCACAGAAGAACCTCAAACTCAAACAGACTTCTTTAGTAATTTTTACACTTCTAAACCtcattgggaaaaaaataaaagtgtagttTATTCTGGTTCTTTCACTGATGAATTTCAAAACATCTAAGGATCCTCAAAAGCTGCATTTGTTTGGCTATTTTTTAGGAAAAACCCAAATAATTAACTTATTTAGTTCTTCATCAGAGGCAAACCTGAAAACTCAGCTTGCATTAACTATTTTTTAGGAAAATGCCAAAtcagaattacttttttttttagaaccaaAAGACTGGACATTTTTGGCAGAAGAACTCAAAAAGTGAACTTATTTGGATGtttcctcttttcctcttcttATTTATTTGGACCtctttgttaattttttaaaggATGCTCAATGATCCTCAAACACTGGATTTGTTTGGTAACTTTTCAGGAGAAACCCAAAATCTGAGCTTGTATCTTAATTACTTTCACAGATGAACCCAAAACTGGCTGTGTTTGGTTAATTTACAGGAGAACACCAAAGCTGGACTTATAGCTGGAAGTATCACTGAATATCTTTAGTTATTTTACAGAAGACCTCCATAAACCTAGATGTCTATGAAAATGTTCTATTAGAACTCCCAAGATTGGGCTACTTTGGTTACTTTACAGAGTAGCACCAAAAGACAAAACCTGCCTCCTGGCTCTGTggtgtaatataatttataatggaCAGAATCTACACTTCAGTGTGCCTATATTGTGTTGATATGCTATTAATACTGTCTGGTGAGGTAGAAACTTCTATACCTTCTTGTCAACCCTACATCAACTTCAGAGCTAAAAAACTGAAACAGGAAACTACGTCAAACACATAACATGTCCGATCAACTACAATTAAGTTGTATTTGAAGGAAAGCAAGATTGTGAGTTGAAACACCTATCTAACTGAACAAGTTCTCATGGAtcccattaaaaaatatatatataaacggcACCCTTCCCCGGAGAAGTACGGTTATACAACACAGTCGTAAACACGGTCGGTTGTTCTGCGTTCGGCTGAATCGAGGGTTATATAAACTCTATAAGAGTGGTCCTCTCACACGCCAGCACCTCCCTGCTTATCTCTGACTGACCACAGCACTGGTGAGTTTTTATTAAAGAGGTGGCTGGTAGAGATCTGGAGAGTAGGATCTGACCCTTGCTCAGGGTTAAATGGACTGCGTCTGAAAGTTTGACTTTATTGCATCACTCTGTGGGAATGTTCCTATGGGAGGATATGCAGGAGAGCAGTCATTGTTTGGGATATTGGTAGAACTCCAGGTACAAAATACCTATAACACTAAGTTTGCCTTTTACAATAGATGTGTGATTCTGATTCATGGACTGATTGGCTGACTTTTAGTGCTCCTTATCTTACAACACTCTTACTAACAaagctgctctttaaaaaagagttCTTTGGGAAAATGCCAATTGTGGTTTCATAGAGAACCTTTTAGTAAGAGCTGGTCAGTGGTTCAGTATCATTATGTATCAGGAtagaacataatgttttaataacagtgatatgattttaaacacatttaccaTATATATACCAGTTAACATTACTGTACTATGAGTTTGTGTTATAGTCTTTAGATTAACTGAATGAAATGAAAGCCCCTCCCTGTCTCAAAAgcgtgtttctaattaaagttagctacaGCAATTATCTCTTCTATTTTTTATTAAGAAGATGTGGATGTGCACTGccaagaggtggtgcttttcctggcaggggtgctgaatttggcacaacaccagctttacactcgaggtcagtgatgagagcaatgaattgcaaagataacaatatactgcaataaaaatatGACTTTTGGATAATGTCTTTTTCTGCTAATAGAGTGGGACTACTTTTAATAAAAGGAccccatcgtaagaagtgcttttagtagaaaaaattaaaaacacaggacccaacactactgagtttttaaaaaagatgtggaacaaatgtaaatatacaacagaactgACATaccaatacataaaaaaatataaaaataaaaataataaaatctgttatattattttaaatattaggtgataactgatctgttttttgtttttttcgtcATATATGTATGTAATTGCACACATacttttttctaacaacagtaaatgtaatgtagagtaacatgtttaggctgtAAAGTGACCTTGAATTtgggttggatttaactaataataaacagaattacagaaaaaaaaaatatatatatatatattttttttttcggtaCTAGCATACTCTGAACATAAATATTTCGCACATGTCGCTAacatgagctttttaatggagtgaatcACTTACCTAGAGAACAAATGTAACATTAAAGATAAGGTGTGAATGAAATTTTATTGAAAATACgtctgctgttgctgctgctatGTCCAAAATTTGGTGACCAATGAAAATTCAAGAGAAACGCGTTCTTTTTAGCCCCTCccacctgtgaaaactgtgccaaaactcagaagcaaagacaaatcaagcagaaaaaaatgagagattcAACAAGTGAAAGACTTTAGCatcaaaatccacagaaaatccacaaaaacacagaaattaaAGC comes from Astyanax mexicanus isolate ESR-SI-001 chromosome 17, AstMex3_surface, whole genome shotgun sequence and encodes:
- the LOC103028886 gene encoding liver-expressed antimicrobial peptide 2-like; amino-acid sequence: MKTTDHTLFALAMLVSLLCAMQVEAAPVAGTWASGLIHRAKRSLLWRWNTLKPVGASCRDNYECGTNYCRRNICAFQPNSSTS